A region of Sugiyamaella lignohabitans strain CBS 10342 chromosome A, complete sequence DNA encodes the following proteins:
- the GPX2 gene encoding glutathione peroxidase GPX2 (Phospholipid hydroperoxide glutathione peroxidase; protects cells from phospholipid hydroperoxides and nonphospholipid peroxides during oxidative stress; induced by glucose starvation; protein abundance increases in response to DNA replication stress; GO_component: GO:0005737 - cytoplasm [Evidence IDA] [PMID 14562095]; GO_component: GO:0005737 - cytoplasm [Evidence IDA] [PMID 21763276]; GO_component: GO:0031314 - extrinsic component of mitochondrial inner membrane [Evidence IDA] [PMID 21763276]; GO_component: GO:0031315 - extrinsic component of mitochondrial outer membrane [Evidence IDA] [PMID 21763276]; GO_component: GO:0005634 - nucleus [Evidence IDA] [PMID 14562095]; GO_function: GO:0004602 - glutathione peroxidase activity [Evidence IEA,IEA]; GO_function: GO:0004602 - glutathione peroxidase activity [Evidence IMP,ISS] [PMID 10480913]; GO_function: GO:0004602 - glutathione peroxidase activity [Evidence IDA] [PMID 11445588]; GO_function: GO:0004602 - glutathione peroxidase activity [Evidence IDA] [PMID 11875065]; GO_function: GO:0016491 - oxidoreductase activity [Evidence IEA]; GO_function: GO:0004601 - peroxidase activity [Evidence IEA]; GO_function: GO:0047066 - phospholipid-hydroperoxide glutathione peroxidase activity [Evidence IDA,IMP] [PMID 11445588]; GO_process: GO:0034599 - cellular response to oxidative stress [Evidence IMP] [PMID 11445588]; GO_process: GO:0055114 - oxidation-reduction process [Evidence IEA,IEA]; GO_process: GO:0006979 - response to oxidative stress [Evidence IEA]) yields MSSATSFYDLKPADKSGESFDFSTLKGKVVLIVNVASKCGFTPQYKGLEELNKKYGDKGLAILGFPCNQFGHQEPGTQEEISSFCQLNYGVTFPVLKKIDVNGDNADPVYKFLKDQKAGLLGFRGIKWNFEKFLIDSDGKVVGRWASTTSPASLSSEIEKYLSKAGNKL; encoded by the coding sequence ATGTCTTCTGCTACTTCCTTCTACGATCTCAAACCAGCTGACAAGTCAGGTGAATCTTTCGATTTTTCTACTCTCAAAGGAAAGGTCGTGCTTATTGTCAATGTCGCGTCCAAGTGTGGTTTCACCCCTCAATACAAGGGATTGGAGGAGCTGAATAAAAAGTATGGTGACAAGGGCCTTGCAATTCTTGGTTTTCCCTGCAATCAATTCGGTCACCAGGAGCCCGGCACTCAGGAAGAAATTTCTAGTTTCTGTCAATTGAACTATGGCGTTACTTTCCCagtgttgaagaagatcgATGTTAACGGTGATAACGCTGACCCTGTCTACAAGTTCCTCAAAGACCAAAAGGCTGGTCTTCTTGGATTCCGCGGTATCAAGTGgaactttgaaaaattcctTATTGATAGTGATGGAAAGGTCGTTGGCAGATGGGCTTCTACCACTTCTCCagcttctctctcttctgaaattgaaaagtatCTTTCCAAGGCTGGAAACAAATTGTAA
- the ISW2 gene encoding Isw2p (ATP-dependent DNA translocase involved in chromatin remodeling; ATPase component that, with Itc1p, forms a complex required for repression of a-specific genes, INO1, and early meiotic genes during mitotic growth; the Isw2 complex exhibits basal levels of chromatin binding throughout the genome as well as target-specific chromatin interactions; targeted by Ume6p- and Sua7p-dependent DNA looping to many loci genome-wide; GO_component: GO:0008623 - CHRAC [Evidence IPI,ISS] [PMID 14673157]; GO_component: GO:0005634 - nucleus [Evidence IEA,IEA,IEA]; GO_component: GO:0005634 - nucleus [Evidence IPI] [PMID 11238381]; GO_component: GO:0005634 - nucleus [Evidence IDA] [PMID 22842922]; GO_function: GO:0005524 - ATP binding [Evidence IEA,IEA]; GO_function: GO:0003677 - DNA binding [Evidence IEA,IEA]; GO_function: GO:0015616 - DNA translocase activity [Evidence IDA] [PMID 19203228]; GO_function: GO:0003682 - chromatin binding [Evidence IEA]; GO_function: GO:0003682 - chromatin binding [Evidence IDA] [PMID 16227570]; GO_function: GO:0004386 - helicase activity [Evidence IEA,IEA]; GO_function: GO:0016787 - hydrolase activity [Evidence IEA]; GO_function: GO:0016818 - hydrolase activity, acting on acid anhydrides, in phosphorus-containing anhydrides [Evidence IEA]; GO_function: GO:0003676 - nucleic acid binding [Evidence IEA]; GO_function: GO:0031491 - nucleosome binding [Evidence IEA]; GO_function: GO:0000166 - nucleotide binding [Evidence IEA]; GO_function: GO:0003697 - single-stranded DNA binding [Evidence IDA] [PMID 19203228]; GO_process: GO:0043044 - ATP-dependent chromatin remodeling [Evidence IEA]; GO_process: GO:0016568 - chromatin modification [Evidence IEA]; GO_process: GO:0006338 - chromatin remodeling [Evidence IEA]; GO_process: GO:0006338 - chromatin remodeling [Evidence IMP] [PMID 11238381]; GO_process: GO:0006338 - chromatin remodeling [Evidence IDA,IMP] [PMID 16227570]; GO_process: GO:0000183 - chromatin silencing at rDNA [Evidence IMP] [PMID 17689493]; GO_process: GO:0006348 - chromatin silencing at telomere [Evidence IMP] [PMID 14673157]; GO_process: GO:0006348 - chromatin silencing at telomere [Evidence IMP] [PMID 17689493]; GO_process: GO:0060195 - negative regulation of antisense RNA transcription [Evidence IGI] [PMID 18075583]; GO_process: GO:0046020 - negative regulation of transcription from RNA polymerase II promoter by pheromones [Evidence IMP] [PMID 12624196]; GO_process: GO:0016584 - nucleosome positioning [Evidence IDA] [PMID 15116071]; GO_process: GO:0016584 - nucleosome positioning [Evidence IDA] [PMID 17949749]; GO_process: GO:0034401 - regulation of transcription by chromatin organization [Evidence IMP] [PMID 16227570]; GO_process: GO:0006355 - regulation of transcription, DNA-templated [Evidence IEA]; GO_process: GO:0006369 - termination of RNA polymerase II transcription [Evidence IGI] [PMID 12504018]; GO_process: GO:0006351 - transcription, DNA-templated [Evidence IEA]) yields MREYQVQGLNWMISLYENNISGILADEMGLGKTLQTVSFLGYLRYIKGIAGPHIVIVPKSTLDNWQREFAKWTPEVSTLVLQGDKESRARLINDRLLTCDFDVCITSYEMVLREKGQLKKFAWEYIIIDEAHRIKNEESMLSQIIRVFNSRNRLLVTGTPLQNNLHELWALLNFILPDVFSDSKVFDEWFEGQGGQKEGQVQGEEEQQANKDAVVKQLHKVLRPFLLRRIKSDVETSLLPKKEVNLYLGMSDMQVKWYRKILEKDIEAVNGAIGKREGKTRLLNIVMQLRKCCNHPYLFEGAEPGPPYTTDEHLIFNSGKMAILDKLLQRAKDQGSRVLIFSQMSRMLDILEDYSLFRGHQYCRIDGSTAHEDRITAIDEYNKPGSEKFLFLLTTRAGGLGINLTTADIVVLYDSDWNPQADLQAMDRAHRIGQTKQVYVYRFVTENAIEEKVLERAAQKLRLDQLVIQQGRAQASTATGGPTQQDLLNYVQFGAEDVFKRKLGESAGEGGFDDDLDSILDKGQQRTQALNSKFSKLGLDELQRFNDDSSAYQWNGTDFSKVEKKPALNPGAFWINPGKRERKENYSIDGYYKDVMNQAGNKKDEKPSKPQAPKAPKQLNIQDYQFYPPRLVDLQERETSYYRKQIGYKVPLADGPEETLEDREAERDLEQSEIDDAEPLTEEEVEEKQLLSQEGFSTWTKRDFHHFIQLNAKYGRDNVAAIASEFEEKDADEVARYSDTFWRRYTEIDGYDRYIAQIEAGEEKAQKVLHQMELLKQKVESYRAPLQQMEFPVSIGHGRKMYSEDEDRFLAVQLYRFGLDAENLYEMIRDAIRESPMFRFDWFFLSRTPMELSRRCTTILSSIAREFEEASTKKRKAEPASKPASKSESAKKKKVASNKKSKK; encoded by the coding sequence ATGCGTGAATATCAGGTTCAGGGTCTAAACTGGATGATAAGTTTATATGAGAACAATATTTCTGGTATTCTGGCTGATGAGATGGGTCTCGGTAAGACTCTACAAACTGTGTCTTTTCTAGGATATCTGCGTTACATCAAGGGTATTGCTGGCCCTcatattgttattgttcCAAAGTCCACCTTGGATAACTGGCAACGTGAGTTTGCCAAGTGGACGCCAGAAGTCAGCACGTTGGTTTTACAAGGTGACAAAGAAAGTAGAGCTCGACTTATTAATGATCGACTCTTGACTTGTGACTTTGATGTGTGTATCACTTCTTATGAGATGGTTTTGAGAGAAAAGGGTCAACTAAAAAAGTTCGCTTGGGAGTATATTATCATTGATGAAGCCCACAGAATCAAAAACGAGGAGTCCATGCTTTCACAAATAATTCGAGTATTCAACTCTAGAAACAGACTTTTGGTCACAGGAACGCCCctacaaaataatttacaTGAATTATGGGCACTTCTCAATTTCATACTTCCTGATGTGTTTTCGGACAGTAAGGTTTTCGATGAATGGTTCGAAGGGCAAGGTGGTCAAAAAGAGGGCCAGGTACagggtgaagaagaacaacagGCAAATAaagatgctgttgtcaaACAACTTCACAAGGTGTTAAGACCATTTTTATTACGAAGAATTAAATCAGATGTCGAGACATCTTTACTACCAAAGAAAGAGGTAAATCTTTATCTAGGTATGTCAGACATGCAGGTTAAGTGGTACAGAAAAATCCTCGAGAAAGATATCGAGGCTGTTAATGGAGCTATCGGCAAAAGGGAAGGTAAGACAAGACTTTTAAATATTGTTATGCAATTGAGAAAGTGTTGTAATCACCCTTATTTATTCGAAGGTGCGGAACCTGGTCCTCCTTATACCACTGATGAGCACCTGATATTTAATTCTGGTAAAATGGCTATCCTTGACAAACTATTACAACGAGCCAAGGATCAAGGATCTAGGGTACTGATTTTTTCCCAAATGAGTCGTATGTTGGATATTCTTGAGGATTACTCACTGTTTCGGGGTCATCAATACTGTCGTATTGACGGTTCAACTGCCCATGAAGATCGTATTACTGCCATTGATGAGTACAATAAGCCTGGATCGGAAAAAttcttgttcttgctgACTACTCGTGCAGGTGGTTTGGGAATTAACTTGACAACTGCTGACATTGTGGTATTGTACGATTCCGACTGGAACCCTCAAGCTGATTTACAAGCCATGGATAGAGCTCATCGTATTGGACAAACGAAGCAAGTTTATGTATATCGATTTGTTACTGAGAATGCCATTGAAGAAAAGGTGCTCGAAAGAGCTGCTCAGAAATTGCGACTCGATCAATTGGTTATTCAACAAGGCCGTGCTCAAGCTAGTACTGCTACAGGTGGACCCACTCAACAAGATTTACTCAATTATGTCCAATTCGGCGCCGAGGATGTGTTTAAGCGTAAACTCGGAGAATCAGCGGGTGAAGGAGGGTTTGATGACGATTTGGACTCAATCCTAGATAAGGGCCAACAACGAACCCAAGCATTAAATTCTAAATTCTCCAAGCTGGGTTTGGACGAACTGCAGAGGTTTAATGATGACTCGTCGGCTTATCAATGGAACGGAACCGACTTTAGTAAGGTGGAGAAGAAGCCTGCGTTGAATCCTGGTGCGTTCTGGATTAACCCCGGAAAGAGAGAACGAAAAGAAAACTATTCTATCGATGGATATTACAAAGATGTGATGAACCAAGCTGGTAACAAGAAAGATGAAAAGCCTTCCAAACCACAAGCTCCTAAAGCACCAAAGCAGTTGAATATCCAAGATTACCAATTTTATCCACCTCGACTAGTGGACCtccaagaaagagaaacCAGCTATTATCGTAAACAAATCGGCTACAAAGTGCCTCTTGCGGATGGACCAGAAGAAACATTGGAGGATCGCGAAGCTGAACGAGATCTGGAACAATCTGAAATTGATGACGCTGAACCAttgactgaagaagaggtggaagaaaagcagctgctgtcacAGGAAGGGTTCTCTACCTGGACAAAGCGAGACTTCCACCATTTTATTCAATTAAATGCGAAGTACGGTAGAGACAATGTCGCTGCAATTGCTAGCgaatttgaagaaaaagatgcCGATGAAGTTGCCAGATATTCTGATACTTTTTGGAGAAGATATACTGAGATTGACGGGTATGACAGGTATATCGCACAAATCGAAGCAGGTGAAGAGAAGGCACAAAAGGTTTTGCACCAGATGGAGCTACTGAAACAGAAGGTGGAATCGTATCGAGCACCTCTCCAACAAATGGAGTTCCCTGTATCGATTGGACATGGCCGCAAAATGTATTCAGAGGATGAGGATCGATTTCTAGCAGTTCAATTATACCGATTCGGCCTGGACGCCGAAAATCTTTATGAGATGATTCGTGATGCTATTCGGGAGTCTCCTATGTTTAGGTTTGACTGGTTTTTCTTATCGCGGACTCCAATGGAACTTAGTCGAAGATGTACAACCATTCTATCTAGTATTGCTAGGGAGTTTGAAGAGGCCAGTaccaagaagagaaaggcTGAACCTGCATCCAAGCCTGCATCCAAGTCTGAATCagcgaagaagaagaaagtcGCTTCGAATAAGAAGAGtaagaaataa
- the NBP35 gene encoding Nbp35p (Essential cytoplasmic iron-sulfur cluster binding protein; forms a complex with Cfd1p that is involved in iron-sulfur protein assembly in the cytosol; similar to P-loop NTPases; GO_component: GO:0005737 - cytoplasm [Evidence IEA,IEA,IEA]; GO_component: GO:0005737 - cytoplasm [Evidence IDA] [PMID 15728363]; GO_component: GO:0005739 - mitochondrion [Evidence IDA] [PMID 15728363]; GO_component: GO:0005634 - nucleus [Evidence IEA,IEA]; GO_component: GO:0005634 - nucleus [Evidence IDA] [PMID 15728363]; GO_component: GO:0005634 - nucleus [Evidence IDA] [PMID 8921898]; GO_function: GO:0051539 - 4 iron, 4 sulfur cluster binding [Evidence IEA,IEA,IEA]; GO_function: GO:0051539 - 4 iron, 4 sulfur cluster binding [Evidence IDA] [PMID 17401378]; GO_function: GO:0005524 - ATP binding [Evidence IEA,IEA]; GO_function: GO:0016887 - ATPase activity [Evidence IMP,ISS] [PMID 8921898]; GO_function: GO:0005506 - iron ion binding [Evidence IMP,IPI] [PMID 15728363]; GO_function: GO:0051536 - iron-sulfur cluster binding [Evidence IEA,IEA]; GO_function: GO:0046872 - metal ion binding [Evidence IEA]; GO_function: GO:0000166 - nucleotide binding [Evidence IEA]; GO_process: GO:0016226 - iron-sulfur cluster assembly [Evidence IEA,IEA]; GO_process: GO:0016226 - iron-sulfur cluster assembly [Evidence IMP] [PMID 15728363]; GO_process: GO:0016226 - iron-sulfur cluster assembly [Evidence IDA] [PMID 17401378]; GO_process: GO:0002098 - tRNA wobble uridine modification [Evidence IMP] [PMID 18755837]), whose amino-acid sequence MPALVQAPPVTHLNAPEPEHCPGTESEQAGNADACQGCPNQAICQSAPKGPDEDIPLINDRMSGVKHKILVLSGKGGVGKSTFTSMLGWAFSSDPDTEVGVMDLDICGPSMPRMMGANGQQIHSSSNGWSPIYVSDNLGMMSIGFMLPNEDDAIIWRGAKKNGLIKQFLKDVDWGNVDYMIVDTPPGTSDEHISINQYLKSAGDGIDGAVVVTTAQEVALLDVRKEIDFCRKAGIKVLGLVENMSGFVCPNCKGESFIFAPTTGGGEALAKEMGVPFLGKVPLDPRIGKSCDLGESFLDLYPDSPASTAILDIISEIREAVEGN is encoded by the coding sequence ATGCCGGCTCTAGTTCAAGCACCGCCTGTTACGCATTTAAATGCGCCAGAGCCCGAACACTGTCCAGGTACAGAGTCAGAGCAGGCTGGAAATGCTGATGCTTGCCAAGGATGTCCTAACCAAGCCATTTGTCAGTCTGCTCCTAAGGGTCCAGATGAAGATATCCCTCTTATAAATGACCGAATGTCTGGTGTCAAGCATAAAATTCTCGTCCTCTCTGGCAAAGGAGGAGTTGGAAAATCTACTTTCACATCTATGCTTGGATGGGCTTTTTCGAGTGACCCTGACACAGAGGTTGGTGTTATGGATTTAGATATTTGTGGACCTTCTATGCCAAGGATGATGGGTGCAAATGGCCAACAAATTCACTCATCCAGTAATGGTTGGTCACCTATCTATGTCAGCGATAACCTCGGAATGATGAGTATAGGATTTATGCTTCCcaatgaagatgatgctaTTATTTGGAGAGGTGCTAAGAAAAATGGACTGATAAAACAGTTTCTAAAGGATGTGGACTGGGGCAACGTCGATTATATGATTGTTGATACTCCACCTGGAACCAGTGATGAGCATATTAGTATAAACCAATATTTAAAAAGTGCTGGCGATGGTATCGATGGTGCAGTAGTTGTTACAACAGCACAAGAAGTTGCTCTTTTGGATGTTAGAAAGGAGATTGACTTCTGTCGAAAAGCAGGTATTAAAGTACTTGGTTTGGTGGAGAATATGTCTGGATTCGTTTGTCCTAACTGTAAAGGAGAGTCATTTATCTTTGCACCTACAACAGGAGGTGGAGAGGCACTTGCCAAAGAGATGGGGGTACCATTCCTTGGCAAAGTGCCTTTAGACCCTAGAATCGGCAAGTCTTGCGATCTGGGTGAAAGCTTCCTTGACTTGTATCCAGACTCGCCTGCTTCGACTGCTATTTTAGACATAATATCTGAAATTAGAGAGGCAGTAGAAGGAAATTAA
- the TRL1 gene encoding tRNA ligase (tRNA ligase; required for tRNA splicing and for both splicing and translation of HAC1 mRNA in the UPR; has phosphodiesterase, polynucleotide kinase, and ligase activities; localized at the inner nuclear envelope and partially to polysomes; GO_component: GO:0005637 - nuclear inner membrane [Evidence IDA] [PMID 3312232]; GO_component: GO:0005844 - polysome [Evidence IDA] [PMID 20844078]; GO_function: GO:0004113 - 2',3'-cyclic-nucleotide 3'-phosphodiesterase activity [Evidence IDA] [PMID 6297798]; GO_function: GO:0005524 - ATP binding [Evidence IEA,IEA]; GO_function: GO:0051730 - GTP-dependent polyribonucleotide 5'-hydroxyl-kinase activity [Evidence IDA] [PMID 8428918]; GO_function: GO:0003972 - RNA ligase (ATP) activity [Evidence IEA,IEA]; GO_function: GO:0003972 - RNA ligase (ATP) activity [Evidence IDA] [PMID 3277966]; GO_function: GO:0003972 - RNA ligase (ATP) activity [Evidence IDA] [PMID 3512545]; GO_function: GO:0003824 - catalytic activity [Evidence IEA]; GO_function: GO:0004519 - endonuclease activity [Evidence IEA]; GO_function: GO:0016787 - hydrolase activity [Evidence IEA]; GO_function: GO:0016301 - kinase activity [Evidence IEA]; GO_function: GO:0016874 - ligase activity [Evidence IEA]; GO_function: GO:0004518 - nuclease activity [Evidence IEA]; GO_function: GO:0000166 - nucleotide binding [Evidence IEA]; GO_function: GO:0016740 - transferase activity [Evidence IEA]; GO_process: GO:0030969 - UFP-specific transcription factor mRNA processing involved in endoplasmic reticulum unfolded protein response [Evidence IMP] [PMID 8898194]; GO_process: GO:0008152 - metabolic process [Evidence IEA]; GO_process: GO:0090305 - nucleic acid phosphodiester bond hydrolysis [Evidence IEA]; GO_process: GO:0016310 - phosphorylation [Evidence IEA]; GO_process: GO:0032056 - positive regulation of translation in response to stress [Evidence IMP,IPI] [PMID 20844078]; GO_process: GO:0008033 - tRNA processing [Evidence IEA]; GO_process: GO:0006388 - tRNA splicing, via endonucleolytic cleavage and ligation [Evidence IEA]; GO_process: GO:0006388 - tRNA splicing, via endonucleolytic cleavage and ligation [Evidence IMP] [PMID 1537841]; GO_process: GO:0006388 - tRNA splicing, via endonucleolytic cleavage and ligation [Evidence IDA] [PMID 2207062]), with the protein MASSVDLLQLSDDFPIDPINPISFSSPTDELSPSLEIPKIYVVVPVATIGCGKTTIGKALNRLYGWPIIQNDDIPLDASDRKGLYIQTILRSLKSQYECSTRDGTSPLVVYAERNNHLPRERDQLIFDINSQLARYSASVKYICLLFDHSDVNRLNAITAPRVLGRGDNHKTVQKSVMGESAILDMMQGFQARFESRGLDGQFDSIINLFVRHPNSSRTNLDIVTRELSVKYPDLVPNRPTDLELDSAFEGTILEFEKAKQVLEQGYDNISNPAVSI; encoded by the coding sequence ATGGCGAGCTCAGTGGATCTTTTGCAATTGTCTGACGACTTTCCTATCGATCCCATTAACCCTATATCATTTTCGTCCCCAACAGATGAATTATCACCCAGTCTTGAAATCCCAAAGATTTATGTTGTTGTACCAGTAGCAACCATTGGTTGTGGCAAGACAACAATAGGCAAGGCGCTCAATAGACTTTATGGATGGCCAATTATTCAGAACGATGATATACCATTGGATGCAAGCGACCGAAAAGGTCTCTATATTCAAACCATTTTGCGAAGTTTGAAAAGCCAGTATGAATGCTCTACTAGGGATGGTACGTCACCGCTGGTAGTGTATGCGGAAAGAAATAATCATTTACCTCGAGAACGTGACCAACTCATCTTCGATATCAACTCTCAATTGGCAAGGTATTCAGCGAGTGTCAAATATATATGTCTGCTATTTGACCACTCGGATGTTAATAGATTGAATGCTATTACCGCACCTCGTGTTCTTGGAAGAGGCGATAATCATAAGACCGTTCAAAAAAGCGTCATGGGAGAATCTGCTATACTGGACATGATGCAGGGATTTCAGGCTCGTTTTGAATCCCGTGGATTGGACGGCCAATTTGATTCCATTATAAACCTGTTTGTACGTCATCCAAACTCATCACGTACTAATTTGGATATTGTCACTAGGGAGCTTAGTGTGAAGTATCCTGATCTGGTTCCAAATCGCCCTACGGACTTAGAGCTCGATAGTGCATTTGAGGGTACAATTCTTGAGTTTGAGAAGGCTAAACAGGTATTGGAGCAGGGTTATGATAACATATCTAACCCAGCTGTTTCCATTTAA